The sequence GTTATAACATTTTTGCCGCTTTTTCACTATCTTTTCTATCTGCGGATATACCTCTTTTACAAACGAAGATGTGGCAAGGAGGACTATGTCAGCACCCCTCTTGAGTATTTCATCAGCATCATTGGATACAAGTACCCCAGTAAGCCTGCCCATGTTTAGAACCTCTCCCAGGTCCTTGCCATTCTTTTCCGACCTTGAAGCAATAGCCCCAACAATCTGAAAACCTTTTTTCTCCAGTATCATCTTAGTCATACCGCCGCTCATGGCACCCGGGCCCCATATAATTACCTTAATATCTTCCATATCTATCTCTCCTTTTAATTTAGATTTGTACATAATTCTATAAGCAAACTTCGTGCCATGCCGCCATACAGCTAATTCGCAGCTTCACAGGGTACAGCATGTGCAAAATATTTTGCATATACTTATCTGTTTTGATCCTATCTTTCTATTTTCATAATAATTGTCAAATTTTGTGCAAGTTTTTTCGCGTCATTGTTACATATAAAATTCCAGGCTTGTGTGTGCCTGAATTTTTATATCTGATACTTACAGAAGTTATGGTATATTTAATTTATTATCTCCACTTTATACTTGCTCTTTAGTTTGTCTATATAACTCTTCATATAAGAATCGATATACTCAGTGTCAATCCTTTTTTCCGCCGGAATACTCGATAATATCTCCTTCCTTAATTTGCCTATGGCAAGTGCCTTCTGATATTCCGGCACAAGTGGCTGCCAGTATTCATCCTCGGTCATACCCATACCTTTTATAAATTCCTTCAGGTTGTCGTAAGCCGCTATCATCTCATCCCTATTTGGTGTGTCTATTTCACCGTCCACGATTTTTTGTATCGTCTCTCTTGTCTGGTCTGCATATTTTTGTGCTTCTTCCATGCTCACTTCATAACCCTTACTCTTTGCCTCCTGATATAGTAACTCATCGTCAATCATTTTCTGCAGGGCACTGTCAGCATCCCATGACGGTTTTGGTGGCACTGGTACACCTTTATTTTTAGTTTCATCTGCCGTCTTCTGATATTGCACTTCCTGCAGGTCGTATAACACCATCATTTGATCCACATCATTTTTTGTTATTTCCACATTCCCTACCCTTGCAACAACTTCTGTGCTTTTATTTTGTGAGATTTCCTTTACCTTCTGTCCTGTGTACAACCATTCATTAATACCCCAAACAGCAACCGCTGTTATAAGCACCACTGCAATTACTATCATAAATACGATTGTTTTTCTCTTCACAGTAAACACCTCCTTAATAATTTGTTACATCAAAAAAGTGAAAAATGTTTGATGTATCTGGAGCATATACTTCTATATTACCTAAAGGCATATTTGCCCCTTCCTCAGCAGTCCCACCCAACGTTGATTTACTTACCATCATGGTTCTCCCTGTTCCCAAAGAGGTCTATTATACCAACTTGAATGGCTTTGATTACGCACATGAAGATGGTATCATCTGGTAACTTCTTTTTTATGGTGCTGCTTGATATAAAAAGTTCATCGCATATTTTTGTTCTCTCACAGCCACGTGCTTTCATGCTCAGTATCTCTTTGGTCATGAGGATCACTCCCTTTATAAAACAAATGATGGAGGAAAGACCTGGTCAGCTTTGGTCAGATGTAAAAGGAAATATCAATCAGGTTTACAGCAGAGTGCTCACCGGAATAGGATTTGCCAATGATAAGATAGGATTTTTGTGCTTCCGCTATGAGTCTGCTGATTTTACACCAGCTATATGCCGGACACAAGACGGCTGGATAACCTGGAAAAAGGTATCTATCACATTACCATCAAAATTTGACGGCTACGGAATCACACCGCTGTCTCCTGCCTTTGATGGTTTACATGATACATTGCCATTGTTGTTATATAGAGAGGATGGTACAAATTTTATTATTTATTTGACCAGCAATGATTATGGTAAAACATGGACCTATGATGAAACATCACAATCATCCTGACCATAATTTAAGGACGGCTATGTATAAACATATAGCCGTCCTTAAACCAATATATAACTAGTCACCCTGCTCAATCTTAATAATATGCATGGTTATACTATCTGTAGCATTTAATAATTTGTAATCTCACCATGATAATTAATTCTGTAATTAAATGTCCCGGCTGATAGACCGTTAAAATAAAGTTTTAGAGTGCCGGTGTTTCCGCTTTTACTTGTAGTATAGGTAAAGTCGTGAGCGAGCTCTCCTGTAATCTCAGCAGTAATGCTGCTGATTTCACTCCATTTATCCACTTCAGAATACCAGCCAGTCACTGTCGAATATACTGTAGCTATTAGAACCCCATCCCTATCATAAACCTTATGGCTAAATGTCACCGACGCCTGCTTCTCAGGTACTGAACCAGGACCATCCACACCTTCAAGCCCCACTTCTACAGGCTCGCTTTCTATAACATAATCATTTTCCTGTTCAACAGGGGTTGTTACAATTATTAAACCCAAATCTGTATTTACATCTATCGTCGCATTAACTGGTTTGTTCACTATTTTCGAAAAATCATCTGCATTGGAGTTAACATCTTGAGCAAACACATTCATTGGCAATGCCACAAACAACAGCATGCTGCACAGGCACAAGCTCAGCAATTTTCTGTTCATCGTTATTTCCTTCTTTTAAATAAATTTTTATTAACGTCATTTACCAATTCTCTAATCAAAGTATGAATTACTTTTGCATTTCATTGTCTATAGCCCATTGGAATCATCTCCCAAATTTCATCTTTATTTAAGCATATCACTATTAGTCTATATTGTAAAGAGCCGCAAAGGCCCAACTTTTTAGCCATATTTAGTTCAATATTATAAGTATAACTATAATATGGTGGCCCTGTAGGGTCCAAACTATGCATTTACCTTATTATGGTATGCAAGAGTACGGACCTACCTGAGTATGTTCCCAAAGGGATCTATTATACCAACTTGAATGGCTTTGATTGTGCACATGAAGTCATATATTGTTTAGGTACTATATATCAAATTTTTAATGTGATAGTGCCCACGGGTCGTATTTTATTTGATGACCGTAGACAATATTCTTCAGATATTTACTGTCTATATTACGTTGTCCAGTCACATAGTATCCTTGGTTGTGATTTGCCTCATTATTTACAAACCCTACAATGTAGGATATTACAAAAACATCATAAACTCCTTCAGGGTCTCCTTGTGAATGCCTCCACATCCTGACTGCAAATTCGAATATGGGCTCATCTTTTGAGCCTCCTATTACTCTCGCATCAAGTATCTCGTATTTGGGTATATAGTCCCCCGGTGCACCAGTCCCCTCTACATGCTCCCCCGGTGCACCAGTTGACTCATCAGTAATAGGGTATACATAACTACTATATGGTGGGAGACCAACAGTAATATAACTCCCTGTATATGTTGCAAGATATAGGTTTAATATGCCCAATGCTTTGGTAAAACCTGTATCTCTATCACTATAGTTGCCTTCGAATGGGAATGGGTCATCCCATATATTTTCAGGAGTAATTATGCCTACTGTAGATGTTTTTGGATCCCAGTCTACTGCGCTTCCCGTAGCTTCTGCTGCAGCCCTCACAGGTACAAGTAGGCGGTTGTTTACCATACGCGGCTGCACATCAGTCTTTATCTCTTTGCCGTTTAAGGTAAGCTTGATAGAAGCTGATGCAAATGCTGCCCCTGCCATGAATGTAAGAACCAGTGTCAGTACAATAGCAATTTTCTTCTTCACGCTAATTACCCCCCCTTATATGGTTGAGCACAGTATGCCTATCCCGAGGCTTGAACCACCTGCATGCATTATTTGCAGCGGCACGTTTATACTCGAGTTTGCTGGCACGTTTTTGTCTGTTACATTGGCTACCTGATACGGGTCTGTATCAGAACCACCTGTATTTATTTTGGGGATACCGTATGTGGTCCCGTCTACCTTAATCGCACCTCCATAAATTCCGCCTCTTGGACATATCCTTATGCGAACAGTCTTCTGTGCGCTTGTATTGTTTGTAAGCTTCAATGTTATTTTATATGTTGCTCCAAAGTGACCAGTGTTTGCCAATGCATTAGATGAGTCATAACTTGCGGATTTTGTG is a genomic window of Calorimonas adulescens containing:
- a CDS encoding SurA N-terminal domain-containing protein, with translation MKRKTIVFMIVIAVVLITAVAVWGINEWLYTGQKVKEISQNKSTEVVARVGNVEITKNDVDQMMVLYDLQEVQYQKTADETKNKGVPVPPKPSWDADSALQKMIDDELLYQEAKSKGYEVSMEEAQKYADQTRETIQKIVDGEIDTPNRDEMIAAYDNLKEFIKGMGMTEDEYWQPLVPEYQKALAIGKLRKEILSSIPAEKRIDTEYIDSYMKSYIDKLKSKYKVEIIN
- a CDS encoding copper amine oxidase N-terminal domain-containing protein; protein product: MKKKIAIVLTLVLTFMAGAAFASASIKLTLNGKEIKTDVQPRMVNNRLLVPVRAAAEATGSAVDWDPKTSTVGIITPENIWDDPFPFEGNYSDRDTGFTKALGILNLYLATYTGSYITVGLPPYSSYVYPITDESTGAPGEHVEGTGAPGDYIPKYEILDARVIGGSKDEPIFEFAVRMWRHSQGDPEGVYDVFVISYIVGFVNNEANHNQGYYVTGQRNIDSKYLKNIVYGHQIKYDPWALSH